CGTCCGGTTTTTCCATCTGCTCGAGAAACTGACGGGCGTATGCGGACAGCGATTCCACATACCTCCTCTGCCCTTCCGCAAAGATGGTGTCGAACGCCAAGGATGACTTTCCCGATCCACTGACTCCGGTAATGACCACCAGACGATTACGGGGAATTTCGAGATTGATATTCTTGAGGTTGTGTTGTTTGGCGCCCCGGATACTGATTTTATCTACAGCCATGAACGGCAAAACCTGCTTTCTTTCGATTTTCAGCCATGAGAGCCGCTGCTTTGACGGCCTGGATCAAACTCCTGGGATCCGCCTTTCCGGCGCCGGCAATATCATAAGCGGTTCCATGATCCACCGAGGTGCGAACAATGGGGAGTCCCAGAGTGACGTTGATACCATCCGAAAAATGCAGCAATTTCAGAGGGATCAAGCCCTGATCGTGATACATGCAGACCACGGCGTCATAGCTTCCCCTCGCCGCCTTCACGAAAACGGTATCGGGAGGAAGCGGTCCGTCCGCATCCATGCCCGCTTCGCGGGCTTTCTCAACGGCCGGAACGATGATATGCATTTCCTCGTCGCCGAAAAGGCCGCCTTCTCCGGCATGAGGATTGAGTCCGGCCACGGCCAACCTGGGACGATGGATGCCGAAATCCCTCTCGAGTCCCCGATACGTGATGTCCATGGTTCGGTAGATCGATTCCACCGACAGCCGCGCGGGCGCCTCCCGCAAAGGACAGTGGATGGTGACCAGTGTGACCCGAAGTCGCTCGCCGGCCAGCATCATAACGTAGTCCGGCGCCATGGTAAGATAGGCAAAAAACTCGGTGTGGCCGGGAAACGGGTATCCGGCCAGGCGCAAGCCTTCCTTGTGAATGGGGCCGGTGGCCACGCCGCCGATCACGCCTTCCATAGCCAGTTTGGCCGCGGTTTCGATGTAGATCCCCGACGCCTTTCCGGCGTCCTTGCTAACCCTGCCCATTGGCGCGCGACGGCCCACGTCATCGGTCAGTGCGTAAAAAAGGAGGTCTTCGTCCGCTGCCTGGAGCTCATCCATGGAGGCAACTTCCTTCAAGTCGGGTCTGGCATCGAGACGCTCCATGGCGTTCAGCAATGCCGAGCGATCTCCCAATACCACCAGCCGGCAGACGCTCAAAAGGCTACGCTCCTGCAGCGCCTTCACAGCTATTTCGGGACCTACGCCGGCCACATCCCCCATGGTAAGACCGATCAGCGGTCTGTCCAATATTCGCCCCTCCCGGTTTCCCATTGCCGGATTCCCCTGTCGTGCGGACATGCCGCCGACTCCGGCTCAATCCCGGCCCACAACACAATATAGGTCCCGATATGCCCTCGATCAAGGCGTATCAGGAGCCGTTGTTCAGTGCTCCAAGGCCCAAACCGGACCGTAAAACCTTCCTCCTCGGGACTCCGAAGCGTTGCCTGCGAAAAGGCTCATCAGGGTACAAGCTCAATGGGAAAATCCCATCGCCACACACTGATGCAGCCCAGGATCAGGAATATGATGACCAGATTGGCGTAGGCCACCCCGACAAAGACCCGATGGGCGGGCCCGGGGGAACGGCCGGCGGAAGGGGCCGTTTCGGGCTTTTCTCCCACGTACGTCACGCGTTCGAGCACTTCAGGCCCATGCGGCGCGCCCTTCATGGCTTCGGTCAGATCCGTCCCCGCCGTGTGCCGGCCGAAATGCTTGCCGTCTTTCCATTTGGCGCTTTTGCTAACATCATACACTTTGTTCTCGTACAACACGTATGCCGGGCGTCCCCCCGTCCCGTCGAAACGGCCCACGTCGGAAAACCCGGCGTGTTCAGCGTCCGCCGGATCAGGGGATCCGTGCGCCTCCCGCCCCATTCGGCGATGAAGAATCGTGATGGCGAACAAGGCGTTGAGGATCATTACGGCGAAAAGCGCCATTTTGACGAACAGCATCAGTCCGAACGTGTTATTGAAGAACTGCTCCCACCGGTAGATCCGCTCCCATGTCAGGAAGATTCCCGTGAGGATGAGGGCCGCCATGCAGCTTACTCCCAGTATGCGCTCACTCCTGGGAATGCCTCCGACCAGCGTCGCCGGTTTGACGAAGATGTGAATATAGAAAATCGCGCCGAAGAACACCATGGCGGCCAGGAGGTGAAGATAGCCTACGATGAATCGGACGGTTTTGAAAACCGGCGACCGGAAGGACCGTACTTTCTCCAGTACCTCACTCGGTATGGGATACTGATATCCGTTGCGGATGAAAGCGAATCCCGTGGTATTCAACCGGCCGCCTATACTCTCCACATGGCAGTACGTGCATTCCCGGCCCGTGCGTTCCGCGTATTCCTCGGTCGCCTGCGCCGGCGAGAGGAACGAAAGGCACTGGATCGTCAGCAGGGGAAGCACATAAACGACCAGACCGGTTTTCACCCCGACTACGGGACGTCCGATCGCCATCCTTTTCGATCGCCGAAGCACCATGGGAAAATCTCCCTAAGGATCATTGTGCTGAAATGAATTCCCATTC
The genomic region above belongs to Deltaproteobacteria bacterium and contains:
- a CDS encoding CopD family protein; this encodes MVLRRSKRMAIGRPVVGVKTGLVVYVLPLLTIQCLSFLSPAQATEEYAERTGRECTYCHVESIGGRLNTTGFAFIRNGYQYPIPSEVLEKVRSFRSPVFKTVRFIVGYLHLLAAMVFFGAIFYIHIFVKPATLVGGIPRSERILGVSCMAALILTGIFLTWERIYRWEQFFNNTFGLMLFVKMALFAVMILNALFAITILHRRMGREAHGSPDPADAEHAGFSDVGRFDGTGGRPAYVLYENKVYDVSKSAKWKDGKHFGRHTAGTDLTEAMKGAPHGPEVLERVTYVGEKPETAPSAGRSPGPAHRVFVGVAYANLVIIFLILGCISVWRWDFPIELVP
- the pdxA gene encoding 4-hydroxythreonine-4-phosphate dehydrogenase PdxA, with translation MGNREGRILDRPLIGLTMGDVAGVGPEIAVKALQERSLLSVCRLVVLGDRSALLNAMERLDARPDLKEVASMDELQAADEDLLFYALTDDVGRRAPMGRVSKDAGKASGIYIETAAKLAMEGVIGGVATGPIHKEGLRLAGYPFPGHTEFFAYLTMAPDYVMMLAGERLRVTLVTIHCPLREAPARLSVESIYRTMDITYRGLERDFGIHRPRLAVAGLNPHAGEGGLFGDEEMHIIVPAVEKAREAGMDADGPLPPDTVFVKAARGSYDAVVCMYHDQGLIPLKLLHFSDGINVTLGLPIVRTSVDHGTAYDIAGAGKADPRSLIQAVKAAALMAENRKKAGFAVHGCR